The following proteins are co-located in the Anoplopoma fimbria isolate UVic2021 breed Golden Eagle Sablefish chromosome 18, Afim_UVic_2022, whole genome shotgun sequence genome:
- the slc25a29 gene encoding mitochondrial basic amino acids transporter, whose product MDFVAGCIGGAAGVLVGHPFDTVKVRLQVQSADKPLYRGTFHCFQSIIRQETMFGLYKGIGSPMMGLAFINAIVFGVQGNTMRILAHDTPMNQFLAGAAAGAIQCVICCPMELAKTRMQLQGTGEKKSSRKLYKNSLDCLVRIYNREGLRGINRGMVTTLIRETPGFGVYFLAYDVMTRRLGCEPDDRYMILKLLFAGGMAGIASWLCTYPVDVIKSRLQADGVGGVNQYSSIADCVRQSVRREGYMVFTRGLTSTLLRAFPVNAATFATVTLILIYARGVEEGPKDCEAVQPSHHAQIQQQAQPSSL is encoded by the exons ATGGACTTCGTTGCTGGATGCATCGGAG GAGCTGCTGGGGTTTTGGTTGGACACCCATTTGACACAGTTaag gtGAGGCTGCAGGTCCAGAGTGCGGATAAGCCTCTGTATCGCGGGACCTTTCATTGTTTCCAGTCCATCATACGGCAGGAGACG ATGTTTGGTTTGTACAAAGGCATTGGATCCCCCATGATGGGCCTTGCATTCATCAACGCTATAGTGTTTGGTGTTCAGGGGAACACCATGCGGATACTGGCCCATGACACCCCCATGAACCAGTTCCTCGCCGGTGCAGCAGCAGGTGCCATCCAGTGTGTCATCTGCTGCCCCATGGAGCTGGCCAAAACACGCATGCAATTGCAGGGTACTGGAGAGAAGAAGTCCTCTAGGAAGTTGTACAAGAATTCCCTGGACTGCTTGGTACGCATCTACAATCGGGAGGGGCTGCGGGGTATAAACCGAGGCATGGTCACCACGCTGATCCGCGAGACACCTGGCTTCGGAGTGTATTTCCTGGCCTACGATGTGATGACGCGCAGACTTGGCTGCGAGCCGGACGACCGCTACATGATCCTCAAACTGCTGTTCGCCGGGGGCATGGCTGGCATCGCCTCCTGGCTCTGCACCTACCCCGTGGACGTGATCAAATCGCGGCTGCAGGCAGACGGGGTGGGCGGAGTCAACCAGTACAGCAGCATCGCCGACTGCGTGCGTCAGAGCGTCAGGAGGGAGGGCTACATGGTGTTCACACGAGGCCTCACCTCCACGCTGCTACGAGCCTTCCCCGTGAATGCAGCTACCTTTGCCACCGTCACCCTCATCCTCATATACGCTcggggggtggaggagggaccCAAAGACTGTGAGGCGGTTCAGCCGAGCCACCACGCACAGATCCAGCAGCAGGCCCAACCCTCCAGCCTGTGA
- the LOC129107328 gene encoding uncharacterized protein LOC129107328, which translates to MAGIVHVVMRLLLLSFITTGVNAGDGLIFTERAYDLTVPCEDDLVCFHIWKLSRRLLSDYVAIVSNGAIQTATSEDKDSKCTLQIKDLTAEDVGRHRCPKRPDVSSRTSPELNLMPGKTVTLQCILLSFLQNRHCYKALQVGLAWVDEAGAEIQEDSQHQIKQESPCNVILTVAFQSPPNRKFRCRATVGKQVQTSVELLVRVPALKGKGRGIVIDLKPGNQGGNRDTIGAAVGVVGCVVLAGLVALFVVNRRRRRSQLQDESCYTTSTNNVLNADDVVYADIMLPIDPDRVWVHEYESTEYACVQYK; encoded by the exons ATGGCTGGAATTGTTCACGTCGTGATGAGGCTGctgcttttatcttttatcaCAACAG GTGTAAATGCAGGAGATGGTCTGATATTTACTGAACGGGCTTATGATCTTACAGTTCCGTGTGAGGACGATCTAGTCTGCTTTCATATATGGAAGCTCAGCAGGCGCTTACTAAGTGATTACGTTGCGATAGTCAGTAATGGAGCGATCCAGACAGCCACATCAGAGGACAAGGACTCAAAATGCACTCTGCAAATCAAAGATCTCACAGCGGAGGATGTCGGACGTCATCGCTGCCCGAAAAGGCCAGATGTCTCCTCTCGTA CCTCCCCAGAGTTGAACCTCATGCCGGGCAAAACTGTGACTCTGCAGTGTATTCTCCTCAGCTTTCTACAGAATAGACATTGTTATAAAGCGCTGCAGGTCGGCCTGGCGTGGGTGGATGAAGCCGGCGCTGAGATACAGGAGGACTCACAACATCAGATAAAACAGGAGTCACCTTGCAATGTGATTCTGACTGTCGCCTTTCAAAGTCCTCCAAACAGGAAGTTTAGGTGCCGGGCGACTGTGGGTAAACAAGTCCAAACTTCAGTGGAGCTGCTGGTCCGAGTCCCAG CTCTTAAAGGGAAGGGAAGAGGAATCGTCATAGATCTAAAACCTGGAAATCAAG GTGGCAACCGGGACACGATCGGCGCCGCTGTGGGGGTGGTGGGATGTGTGGTTTTGGCCGGGCTGGTTGCATTGTTCGTGgtgaacagaagaagaagaa GAAGCCAGCTGCAGGATGAGTCTTGCTACACGACCAGTACCAACAAT GTTTTGAACGCAGACGATGTGGTCTACGCTGACATCATGCTCCCCATTGATCCTGACAGAGTTTGGGTCCATGAGTACGAGTCAACTGAATACGCCTGTGTCCAATACAAATAG
- the slc25a47a gene encoding solute carrier family 25 member 47-A, which translates to MHIADFVSGSVAGACGVAVGYPLDTVKVRIQTQKQFTGIWQCVVTTFSKEGVHGFFKGMTLPVTTIALTSSVVFGTYRNCLQCMTQARGAGPSTKLEVFLSGGMAGMTQTSMMSPGDIVKVRLQCQTESMRGGTSMRKPKYRGPVHCLLTIIKEEGFRGLYRGALPLMLRDGPSYATYFLTYTTLCELLTDSGQKRPSLSVVMLAGGIAGTVGWSIATPMDVIKARLQMDGAQETRRYRGFFHCFTETVRVEGTRVFFKSLGINCLRAFPVNMVVFVTYESLTSFLRDGPDSTDPPRLVLE; encoded by the exons ATGCATATCGCTGACTTTGTGTCTGGATCGGTTGCAG GAGCATGTGGAGTTGCAGTGGGCTACCCTCTGGACACTGTAAAG GTCCGGATCCAAACCCAGAAACAGTTCACTGGGATATGGCAGTGTGTGgtgacaacattttcaaaagaaggG GTGCATGGCTTCTTCAAAGGCATGACCTTGCCCGTCACCACGATCGCTTTGACTTCCTCGGTGGTGTTCGGCACATACAGGAATTGCCTACAATGCATGACTCAGGCGCGTGGAGCTGGTCCGAGCACAAAACTAGAAGTCTTCCTGTCGGGTGGGATGGCGGGGATGACTCAG ACATCAATGATGTCTCCAGGTGACATAGTGAAAGTGCGCCTGCAGTGTCAGACGGAGTCCATGCGAGGAGGAACCAGCATGCGCAAACCCAAGTACCGAGGTCCAGTTCACTGTCTGCTCACCATTATCAAAGAGGAGGGGTTCAGGGGCCTCTACAGAGGAGCGCTTCCGCTTATGCTGAGAGATGGGCCGTCGTACGCCACGTACTTTCTGACTTACACCACCCTCTGTGAATTGCTGACGGACAGCGGCCAGAAAAGACCAA GTCTCAGTGTGGTGATGCTGGCCGGTGGAATAGCGGGAACGGTCGGCTGGTCCATAGCGACCCCCATGGACGTGATCAAAGCCCGTCTGCAGATGGACGGAGCGCAGGAGACGAGGCGGTACAGGGGTTTCTTTCACTGCTTCACTGAGACGGTGAGGGTGGAGGGTACCAGGGTGTTCTTCAAGAGCTTAGGCATCAACTGTTTGCGCGCGTTCCCCGTCAACATGGTGGTGTTTGTTACATACGAGAGTCTCACCAGCTTTCTCCGAGACGGACCTGACAGTACCGACCCTCCTCGTTTAGTGTTGGAATAG